The window TCAAAAGTCGTTACTGATAAACTAAAAAGTTATATTAAACCGATCAAAATATTACTTTCAACTACACCTCATCTTACTCAACAATATGCCAATAACAGAGCAGAAAACTCACACCAAGCAACAAGGCTTAGAGAGAAGAAAATGCGTAAATTTAAATCATTAAAACAAGCACAATTATTCTTATCGTGCTTTGGTAATATCTATGATCATTTTAATTGTGCAAGGCATTTATGCTCAGCTAAAACCTTTCGAATTTTAGCTGAATGTCGATTTAAAGAGTGGGGCGCTATTACCCAAGTTGTACCTGAATTTCAAAATTAGGGATTAAATGTCAAATTAAGATTTATTCTAAAAAGTTAATTTGACAGTACCTTAAAGTCATACTACAGATTATAACGAACACCAATTCGGAATCTGTATTGTTCGCTATTTTTGCTCTTAACTCGATCAAGCCATGAAGCTTCAATATATGGCTTCCAATGCTTGTCGTAATTATAGGTTAATTTATTATTGATTTGCCAGTTGTAATCTTTGCCGTTAGCTGAATGAAAATCATTTACTCGGTAGAAATAATCCGGCTCAAGCGTATAATCAAAACTCTCATTGATGCGATAATTAAAATACATCACGATTTGGTGTGTATCATCTTTATCTTCTTTCTTATTTAAATCCATTGTGTCGTAATTACGATGGTTATAACGATAACGTGTTGTTACATTGAAATCATCCGTAAAACGATATTTAAAATCAACATAACCAGATACAGTTGATCCCGCACTTGTTGAAGTTAAAATTAATCCTGGTGCAATCGTAAATGCAGGTGTTATTTTAAATAGAGGATACCAACCTTCAAACTCATTCCAGCTATGAGAAAACTGATCAAATTTGCTCGTATTATAGGCATTAGTCACCATTAACCCAAGTCCATTGTCAAAATTATAACCTGCTTTAAATGCAGTTTCTGCTGTATCGGTGGCTGTAAAATAAGCTTGGCGTGCTTCAACCCATGCACCAGCTGCAAAACTTTGCATTGGTAAGGCTAAAAACCCAATTCCACTTAATGCAATTGCCATGGTTTTAATTAAATACGTTTTTTTTTGTACAATCATTATATCTGCCCTTACATAAATACTTGAAAATAGATTTTGTGTTTATCTCTCATTTTAGTGATGCGATTATAATCACACCACTAACGCTTATCGAAACTCTTTAATTAAATATTAAAGCAATATACACTTATTTATTGTTGTGAATTTCTTTTTGATAATTCACCAATCACTTGTTTATATTTCTCATTCCAAAGTGGGTAGTAGAAGTACATAACGAGCATAGTGACAATACTTAAAACGCCAGGGTAGATATAAATTAAACCACGAATACCAAGTAGT is drawn from Orbaceae bacterium BiB and contains these coding sequences:
- a CDS encoding oligogalacturonate-specific porin KdgM family protein, giving the protein MIVQKKTYLIKTMAIALSGIGFLALPMQSFAAGAWVEARQAYFTATDTAETAFKAGYNFDNGLGLMVTNAYNTSKFDQFSHSWNEFEGWYPLFKITPAFTIAPGLILTSTSAGSTVSGYVDFKYRFTDDFNVTTRYRYNHRNYDTMDLNKKEDKDDTHQIVMYFNYRINESFDYTLEPDYFYRVNDFHSANGKDYNWQINNKLTYNYDKHWKPYIEASWLDRVKSKNSEQYRFRIGVRYNL